A window of the Bdellovibrio svalbardensis genome harbors these coding sequences:
- a CDS encoding PilZ domain-containing protein, protein MATQYFLSTGKQKIGPLSERAVQDGVRSGKIQLFDMILNAQTNEWVMLMQHPDFSDLENGSDDSLNEERSQKESHAAVGLISDSIDEDTRGISFLTPDNIPILTPVYWYEKDNAHKRLKYLEVLSMIHSQKLSEQSLISKNPTGPWRKLVDWEDFSPASLENYKQVSKDNLPDINIRRKFPRFECGKVFVVLSKGKGYQAFCPDISKSGLAFIVRSPKADLNDPIVIKFNDSLTGNKFDAKGVVVSVRKVRLPGSESIYIRYGVRFTHLSESGRDFILAAAASDKQAA, encoded by the coding sequence ATGGCAACGCAGTACTTCCTATCAACTGGAAAACAAAAGATCGGTCCACTATCCGAAAGAGCAGTCCAAGATGGTGTCCGCTCTGGAAAAATTCAACTCTTCGATATGATTTTGAATGCGCAGACCAACGAGTGGGTCATGCTGATGCAACATCCAGACTTCTCAGACCTGGAGAATGGCTCTGACGACTCATTAAACGAAGAGAGAAGCCAGAAAGAAAGTCACGCAGCCGTTGGCCTGATTTCAGATTCCATTGACGAAGACACTCGAGGGATTTCCTTCCTCACACCTGACAACATCCCCATTTTGACGCCGGTTTATTGGTACGAAAAAGACAACGCTCACAAACGTTTGAAATACCTAGAAGTGCTATCCATGATTCATTCCCAGAAGCTTTCAGAGCAAAGCCTGATTTCAAAAAATCCTACAGGACCTTGGCGAAAGCTGGTGGACTGGGAGGATTTTTCTCCGGCTTCCCTTGAAAACTACAAACAAGTTTCCAAAGACAATCTTCCGGATATCAATATCCGCAGAAAATTCCCGCGCTTTGAGTGTGGAAAAGTATTCGTCGTTCTTTCCAAGGGAAAGGGCTATCAGGCTTTCTGCCCGGATATTTCAAAATCAGGACTGGCTTTCATTGTGCGCTCGCCAAAAGCGGATCTCAATGATCCCATCGTCATTAAATTCAATGACTCACTGACTGGCAATAAGTTCGATGCGAAGGGCGTGGTCGTTTCAGTTCGCAAAGTCCGACTCCCCGGCTCAGAGAGTATTTATATCCGCTACGGAGTTCGCTTCACCCATCTCTCTGAATCGGGTCGAGATTTCATCTTGGCTGCCGCTGCCTCCGACAAACAAGCTGCTTAA